Proteins encoded within one genomic window of Episyrphus balteatus chromosome 1, idEpiBalt1.1, whole genome shotgun sequence:
- the LOC129907526 gene encoding uncharacterized protein LOC129907526 — MILFITAVYKGLSSIIKVQGQSSLLTYLELAKAVKDQFKIIGNIKFYDAKANVFICDEDVVEYAIQFKSSPSWTLGVLDDGVLEIPGSQGSSLSIRDSDTTVANSSSISDISVTPSPPPKHPSEIILQE; from the exons ATGATTCTTTTCATTACTGCTGTATATAAAGGGTTATCATCAATAATAAAAGTCCAAGGACAATCTAGTTTATTAACATACTTAGAGTTGGCCAAAGCTG TCAAAGATCAATTTAAAATCAtcggaaatattaaattttacgaTGCAAAAGCTAACGTTTTTATTTGTGATGAGGACGTAGTTGAGTATGCAATCCAGTTTAAATCTTCTCCAAGCTGGACCTTAGGAGTGCTAGACGATGGCGTTCTTGAAATTCCAG GTTCCCAAGGAAGTTCCCTATCAATACGTGACAGTGATACTACTGTAGCAAATTCATCTTCTATAAGTGACATTAGTGTAACACCATCGCCACCACCGAAACATCCTTCAGAAATAATACTTCAAGAATAA